One Roseomonas gilardii subsp. gilardii genomic region harbors:
- a CDS encoding circularly permuted type 2 ATP-grasp protein, whose protein sequence is MLYAHTMVAKAFDEMNADGEIRPPYAGLARYLDKHGPAALDAKRREAEVLFRRIGVTFAVYSDGGDPERLIPFDVLPRILSRAEWDRLAAGLEQRVKALNAFLQDVYNEQRILEEGVIPAALVLENEGYRKEMTGFTPPAGVWTVISGIDLVRTGPDAFFVLEDNCRIPSGVSYMLENREAMMRLLPQLCAAHRIAPVSHYPEELLETLKAIAPEGAGDSPTVVVLTPGPYNSAYYEHSFLADEMGVELVEGHDLFVKDDTVFMRTTAGPQRVDVIYRRVDDEWIDPEVFRPDSALGVPGLMRAYRAGTVALANAPGAGVADDKAVYPYVPEMIRFYLNEEPLLQNVQTFMCSRDDDRAHVLTNLDKLVVKLARGSGGYGMLVGPHATEAEREDFAARIRARPEDYIAQPTLALSTVPTVTEDGQLAPRHVDLRPFVLMGREVRMVPGGLTRVALREGSLVVNSSQGGGTKDTWVIEDRMVQQMGPRGMTQSMGGMTQSLAPMPPLSPLPPAPADETEGKS, encoded by the coding sequence TTGCTGTACGCTCATACCATGGTCGCCAAAGCCTTCGACGAGATGAACGCTGACGGGGAGATCAGGCCGCCCTATGCGGGCCTGGCTCGCTACCTCGACAAGCACGGGCCCGCAGCCCTGGACGCCAAGAGACGGGAAGCCGAGGTGCTGTTCCGCCGCATCGGCGTCACCTTCGCCGTCTATTCCGACGGTGGCGACCCTGAGCGGCTGATCCCCTTCGATGTCCTGCCGCGCATCCTGTCCCGCGCCGAATGGGACCGGCTGGCGGCGGGGCTGGAACAGCGGGTCAAGGCGCTGAACGCCTTCCTGCAGGATGTCTACAACGAGCAGCGCATTCTGGAGGAAGGGGTGATCCCCGCCGCCCTGGTGCTGGAGAACGAGGGCTACCGGAAGGAGATGACGGGCTTCACCCCGCCCGCCGGAGTCTGGACGGTGATCTCGGGCATCGACCTCGTGCGCACCGGCCCCGACGCCTTCTTCGTGCTGGAGGACAATTGCCGCATCCCTTCCGGCGTCTCCTACATGCTGGAGAACCGGGAGGCGATGATGCGGCTCCTGCCGCAGCTCTGCGCCGCCCACCGCATCGCGCCGGTGAGCCATTATCCCGAGGAGCTGCTGGAGACGCTGAAGGCCATCGCCCCGGAGGGTGCCGGCGACAGCCCGACCGTGGTGGTGCTCACCCCCGGGCCGTACAACAGCGCCTATTACGAGCATTCCTTCCTGGCCGACGAGATGGGCGTGGAACTGGTCGAGGGCCACGACCTCTTCGTGAAGGACGACACGGTCTTCATGCGCACCACCGCCGGGCCGCAGCGGGTGGATGTGATCTACCGCCGCGTGGACGATGAGTGGATCGACCCGGAGGTCTTCCGCCCCGACAGCGCGCTGGGCGTCCCGGGGCTGATGCGCGCCTACCGCGCCGGGACGGTGGCGCTGGCCAATGCCCCCGGCGCCGGGGTCGCGGACGACAAGGCGGTCTATCCCTACGTGCCGGAGATGATCCGCTTCTACCTGAACGAGGAGCCGCTGCTGCAGAACGTGCAGACTTTCATGTGCTCCCGCGACGATGACCGCGCGCATGTGCTGACCAATCTCGACAAGCTGGTGGTCAAGCTCGCCCGCGGCTCCGGCGGCTATGGCATGCTGGTCGGCCCGCATGCGACGGAGGCGGAGCGCGAGGATTTCGCCGCCCGCATCCGCGCCCGGCCGGAGGACTACATCGCCCAGCCGACGCTCGCCCTTTCCACCGTGCCGACGGTGACGGAGGACGGGCAGCTCGCCCCCCGCCATGTCGATCTCCGTCCCTTCGTCCTGATGGGCAGGGAGGTGCGCATGGTGCCCGGCGGGCTGACCCGCGTGGCGCTGCGCGAGGGCTCGCTCGTGGTCAATTCCTCCCAGGGCGGCGGCACCAAGGACACCTGGGTGATCGAGGACCGCATGGTCCAGCAGATGGGGCCGCGCGGCATGACCCAATCCATGGGGGGCATGACCCAGAGCCTGGCGCCGATGCCACCGCTGTCGCCATTGCCCCCGGCACCCGCCGACGAGACGGAGGGCAAGTCCTGA
- a CDS encoding helix-turn-helix transcriptional regulator yields the protein MTLTSGQCRAARALLGWTQDDLAERAEISRSTVRGFEGGQHELQRSTSAAIRRALEEAGIVILERDAWGGEGARLR from the coding sequence ATGACTCTGACTTCCGGGCAATGCCGCGCCGCCCGCGCGCTGCTGGGCTGGACACAGGATGATCTGGCCGAAAGGGCCGAGATCAGCCGCAGCACCGTGCGCGGCTTCGAGGGTGGGCAGCACGAGCTGCAGCGTTCCACCAGCGCGGCCATCCGGCGTGCGCTGGAGGAGGCGGGGATCGTGATCCTGGAGCGCGACGCCTGGGGCGGGGAGGGCGCGCGGCTGCGCTGA
- a CDS encoding alpha-E domain-containing protein, producing MLARTADSLFWLARYNERAGNLARALASSLRMASLTTMDGEDGEWRHLLVASGTDASFRGRYEECSGRAAVEWLTLDTGNPSSIASCLEAARRNARTVRTALTVDMWEAVNDTWIALHRLGSDAVQDDQLPGFLDWVKSRTLAFNGAAADTMLRDDAWRFTHLGTMLERADNTARLLDARHILFGVQHPEHHLQCQAVLRSLSALRAYQYMYRSRIEPSRVAELLLLRREMPRSLRFCYMRLDRTLADIEAEETLICGDCRTISSGLLARVSGRPVADILTPGLHGFLTAAINEHTRLGAEISRCFLNG from the coding sequence ATGCTCGCCCGCACCGCCGACAGCCTGTTCTGGCTCGCCCGCTACAACGAGCGCGCCGGCAACCTCGCCCGGGCGCTCGCCTCCAGCCTGCGCATGGCCTCGCTCACCACCATGGATGGGGAGGACGGGGAATGGCGGCATCTCCTCGTCGCCTCCGGCACCGATGCCAGCTTCCGGGGCCGCTACGAGGAATGCTCCGGCCGCGCCGCGGTGGAATGGCTCACCCTCGACACCGGCAACCCCTCCTCCATCGCCTCCTGCCTGGAGGCCGCGCGACGCAACGCCCGCACCGTGCGCACGGCGCTGACCGTGGATATGTGGGAGGCGGTGAACGACACCTGGATCGCGCTGCACCGCCTGGGCTCCGACGCGGTGCAGGACGACCAGCTTCCCGGCTTCCTGGACTGGGTGAAGTCCCGCACCCTGGCCTTCAACGGCGCCGCGGCGGACACCATGCTGCGCGACGATGCCTGGCGCTTCACCCATCTCGGCACCATGCTGGAGCGTGCCGACAACACCGCGCGGCTGCTCGATGCGCGCCACATCCTGTTCGGCGTGCAGCATCCCGAGCATCACCTGCAATGCCAGGCGGTGCTGCGCTCCCTTTCCGCGCTGCGCGCCTACCAGTACATGTACCGCTCGCGGATCGAGCCCTCCCGCGTCGCCGAGCTCCTGCTGCTGCGGCGGGAGATGCCGCGCTCGCTGCGCTTCTGCTACATGCGGCTCGACCGCACGCTGGCGGATATCGAGGCGGAGGAGACGCTGATCTGCGGCGACTGCCGCACCATCTCCTCGGGGCTGCTCGCCCGCGTCAGCGGCCGGCCGGTCGCGGATATCCTGACCCCTGGGCTGCACGGCTTCCTGACCGCGGCGATCAACGAGCACACCCGCCTCGGCGCCGAGATCAGCCGCTGCTTCCTGAACGGCTGA
- a CDS encoding DNA-3-methyladenine glycosylase family protein, protein MLADPALARVEDVAGPLPWRTRPRGFPGLLRAICGQMISDRAASAIWLRLAALPGALTPEGLLRLDDAALCGTAGLSRPKAAHARALALAVVEGRLRPEALPGMNDAEALAHLTAIPGLGRWTAQVHLLFAEGREDIFPDGDLALAAGLAHFRDLPSRPPPRELARLALAWAPHRSLAARLLWHWWRHATYPPALLRPPG, encoded by the coding sequence TTGCTGGCCGATCCGGCGCTGGCGCGGGTCGAGGACGTCGCGGGGCCGCTTCCCTGGCGCACCCGGCCGCGCGGCTTTCCGGGCCTGCTCCGGGCGATCTGCGGCCAGATGATCAGCGACCGGGCGGCCTCGGCGATCTGGCTGCGCCTCGCCGCCCTGCCGGGCGCGCTGACGCCGGAGGGGCTGCTGCGCCTGGACGATGCCGCCCTCTGCGGCACCGCCGGCCTGTCGCGCCCCAAGGCCGCCCATGCGCGCGCCCTGGCCCTGGCGGTGGTGGAAGGGCGGCTCCGTCCCGAAGCCCTGCCCGGCATGAACGATGCCGAAGCGCTGGCGCATCTGACCGCCATTCCCGGCCTCGGGCGCTGGACCGCCCAGGTGCATCTGCTCTTCGCCGAGGGGCGGGAGGACATCTTCCCGGATGGCGACCTCGCCCTGGCCGCCGGCCTCGCCCATTTCCGGGACCTGCCGTCACGCCCGCCGCCACGGGAACTCGCCCGGCTCGCCCTGGCCTGGGCGCCGCACCGTTCCCTGGCCGCCCGGCTCCTCTGGCACTGGTGGCGCCATGCCACCTATCCGCCCGCCCTCCTCCGGCCGCCGGGCTGA
- a CDS encoding response regulator has protein sequence MEPAPHILIVDDDREIRDLLSRFLEKQGLRVTAAREAREARRVWPLGRYHLVILDLMLPGESGLDFARWLRSQSDVPIVMLTAMGEETDRIVGLELGADDYVAKPFNPRELLARIRAVLRRASGEGAAPKDPPPKAMRFAGWTLEPARRRLLDPSGTEVSLTGGEYELLTVLVERPNRVLTRDMLMDLLRGRQAGPFDRAIDVAVSRLRRKLEDDGRNPTLIKTVRGGGYVLAASVERAA, from the coding sequence ATGGAGCCTGCCCCTCACATCCTGATCGTCGATGACGATCGAGAGATCCGCGACCTTCTGTCCCGTTTCCTGGAGAAACAGGGGCTTCGCGTCACCGCCGCGCGGGAGGCGCGGGAGGCGCGGCGCGTCTGGCCGCTCGGCCGCTACCATCTGGTGATCCTGGACCTGATGCTGCCAGGGGAATCCGGGCTGGATTTCGCGCGCTGGCTGCGCAGCCAGTCCGATGTCCCGATCGTGATGCTCACCGCCATGGGGGAGGAGACGGACCGCATCGTGGGGCTGGAACTGGGGGCGGACGACTATGTCGCCAAGCCCTTCAACCCGCGCGAGTTGCTGGCCCGCATCCGCGCCGTGCTCCGCCGCGCCTCGGGCGAGGGGGCGGCGCCCAAGGACCCGCCGCCCAAGGCGATGCGCTTCGCCGGCTGGACGCTGGAACCCGCCCGCCGCCGCCTGCTCGACCCCTCCGGCACCGAGGTCTCGCTCACCGGCGGAGAGTACGAGTTGCTGACCGTGCTGGTGGAGCGGCCGAACCGCGTGCTGACGCGCGACATGCTGATGGACCTGCTGCGCGGGCGGCAGGCCGGGCCCTTCGACCGGGCGATCGACGTGGCGGTGTCCCGCCTGCGGCGCAAGCTGGAGGATGACGGGCGCAACCCCACGCTGATCAAGACCGTGCGCGGCGGCGGCTATGTGCTGGCAGCCAGCGTCGAGCGCGCGGCATGA
- a CDS encoding aminotransferase: protein MSAALALPPTPPLSARLRATAAPPIPAARRWAAAYDGAAGPLLDLTQAVPGYPPPPELLARLAEAAGEASCATYGPIEGDAALREALAADIAAAYAAAVTAEDVVITAGCNLAFSLAMPVMAGSGEAVMLPTPWYFNHRMALEIAGIGAVPLPCDAGDGFVPDPDRAAALLAANPQVRALVLVTPNNPTGAIIPPATLARFATLCRERRVWLVLDETYRDFLPGREAPHGLFADPSWRDGILQLYSFSKSYCVPGHRLGAILAGPAFRAELAKSVDTLQICPPRAAQKAVAWAVPALRGWREGNRDLMGRRAAAFARLMAPIGHRWRVDALGGYFAYLRLPDGAPDAVEAAEILAASHGLLTLPGPFFGPGQERHLRLAFANAPEEALADLPARLSGLG, encoded by the coding sequence ATGTCCGCCGCCCTCGCCCTGCCCCCAACCCCGCCCCTTTCGGCCCGCCTGCGCGCCACCGCCGCCCCGCCCATCCCCGCCGCGCGCCGCTGGGCCGCCGCCTATGACGGCGCGGCCGGGCCGCTGCTGGACCTGACCCAGGCGGTGCCGGGCTATCCGCCCCCGCCGGAACTGCTGGCGCGGCTGGCCGAGGCGGCGGGGGAGGCTTCCTGCGCCACCTACGGCCCGATCGAGGGCGACGCGGCGCTGCGCGAGGCCCTGGCCGCCGATATCGCCGCGGCCTATGCGGCGGCGGTGACGGCGGAGGATGTGGTGATCACCGCCGGCTGCAACCTCGCCTTCTCGCTGGCCATGCCGGTGATGGCGGGCAGTGGCGAGGCGGTGATGCTGCCCACCCCCTGGTACTTCAACCACCGCATGGCGCTGGAGATCGCCGGGATCGGCGCGGTGCCGCTGCCCTGTGACGCCGGGGACGGGTTCGTGCCCGATCCGGACCGCGCCGCCGCGCTGCTGGCGGCCAATCCGCAGGTCCGCGCCCTGGTGCTGGTGACGCCCAACAACCCGACCGGCGCCATCATCCCGCCAGCAACCCTGGCGCGCTTCGCCACCCTCTGCCGCGAACGCCGCGTCTGGCTGGTGCTGGACGAGACCTATCGCGACTTCCTGCCGGGGCGGGAGGCGCCGCACGGGCTCTTCGCCGACCCGTCCTGGCGCGACGGCATCCTCCAGCTCTACTCCTTCTCCAAGTCCTACTGCGTGCCCGGCCACCGGCTCGGCGCCATCCTGGCCGGCCCGGCCTTCCGCGCGGAGCTCGCGAAGTCGGTGGACACGCTGCAGATCTGCCCGCCCCGCGCGGCACAGAAGGCGGTCGCCTGGGCGGTGCCCGCGCTGCGCGGCTGGCGGGAGGGCAACCGCGACCTGATGGGCCGCCGCGCCGCCGCCTTCGCCCGGCTGATGGCCCCGATCGGCCATCGCTGGCGCGTGGATGCGCTGGGCGGGTACTTCGCCTATCTGCGCCTGCCAGACGGCGCCCCGGATGCCGTCGAGGCCGCGGAGATCCTGGCCGCCAGTCACGGGCTCCTCACCCTCCCTGGCCCTTTCTTCGGCCCGGGGCAGGAGCGCCACCTGCGCCTCGCCTTCGCCAATGCGCCGGAGGAAGCCCTGGCCGACCTGCCGGCACGGCTGTCCGGCCTGGGCTGA
- a CDS encoding transglycosylase SLT domain-containing protein: MLVGGLLMAMPAAQAKPTGAKPMGAKAEARQARPERGEAGGRAEGSPRAACLSAAREAEARNGLPEGLLVAVALAESGLHAYALNIGGRSYFPDTSEAARRLVAGARPGQSIMAGCVQVNARVHAARSDWPLDPARATDWAARHLRAKYDSTGDWGDAIRAWNGGSPRTRDELVCRIQAKLQVTNPASRLLASEQCGARFAQDRRNGAALLEVAEAKER; the protein is encoded by the coding sequence ATGCTCGTCGGCGGCCTGCTGATGGCCATGCCGGCCGCCCAGGCCAAGCCGACGGGGGCCAAGCCGATGGGGGCCAAGGCGGAAGCCAGGCAGGCCCGCCCGGAACGGGGGGAAGCCGGGGGGCGCGCCGAGGGCAGCCCGCGTGCCGCCTGCCTGTCCGCGGCGCGGGAGGCGGAGGCCCGGAACGGCCTCCCCGAGGGCCTGCTGGTGGCGGTGGCGCTGGCGGAATCCGGGCTGCATGCCTATGCGCTGAACATCGGCGGCCGCTCCTACTTCCCCGATACCTCCGAAGCCGCCCGCCGCCTCGTGGCGGGTGCCCGGCCCGGCCAGTCCATCATGGCCGGCTGCGTGCAGGTGAATGCCCGCGTCCATGCCGCGCGCTCCGATTGGCCGCTCGACCCGGCCCGCGCCACCGACTGGGCGGCCCGCCATCTGCGGGCGAAGTATGACAGCACGGGCGACTGGGGCGATGCGATCCGGGCCTGGAACGGCGGCAGCCCCCGCACCCGGGACGAGCTGGTCTGCCGTATCCAGGCGAAGCTGCAGGTGACCAACCCGGCCTCGCGCCTGCTGGCGAGCGAACAGTGCGGCGCCCGCTTCGCCCAGGACCGCCGCAATGGCGCGGCCCTGCTGGAAGTGGCGGAGGCGAAGGAACGCTGA
- the ybaL gene encoding YbaL family putative K(+) efflux transporter: protein MPHHTPLIATISVGLVLAFAFGLLAHRLRISPLVGYLLAGVAVGPFTPGFVADAELAAELAEIGVILLMFAVGLHFSLKDLMSVRNIAVPGAVVQIAVATLMGMALAWGLGWSIPAGMVFGLALSVASTVVLTRALGERRLLETERGRIAVGWLVVEDLVMVVALVLLPVVGQISAGGTVSIGEVATILGITLAKVSAFVAVMLLVGRRVIPMIMHYVAHTGSRELFRLAVYALALGVAAGAASLFDVSFALGAFFAGMVMAESQLSQRATEEALPLRDAFAVLFFVSVGMLFDPTVLVEAPWAVLGTIAIILLGKSVAAWLIVRAFGHPNGTAVTISASLAQIGEFSFILAGLGVSLHLLPEEGRDLILAGAILSIFLNPFIFALAERRPARRYPKEEVAAAAAADAAAAMERVQEEIPGPGEQTATTLADHDVLIGYGRVGRIVGSGLLEAGRPLLVFDDREDSLERARAAGAEVIEGNAADPQVLALGNIAGARRLFVTVPEAFEAGQVVEQARALNPDLEIVARAHSDATVEHLSRLGAISR from the coding sequence GTGCCACACCACACGCCGCTCATCGCGACGATCAGTGTCGGCCTTGTGCTGGCTTTCGCCTTCGGCCTCCTGGCCCACCGGCTGAGGATTTCTCCGCTGGTGGGCTATCTCCTGGCCGGTGTCGCTGTCGGTCCCTTCACCCCCGGCTTCGTCGCCGACGCGGAACTCGCCGCGGAACTCGCCGAGATCGGCGTCATCCTGCTGATGTTCGCGGTCGGGCTGCACTTCTCCCTCAAGGATCTGATGTCGGTGCGCAACATCGCCGTGCCCGGCGCGGTGGTGCAGATCGCGGTTGCCACGCTGATGGGCATGGCGCTCGCCTGGGGGCTGGGCTGGAGCATCCCGGCCGGCATGGTCTTCGGCCTCGCCCTTTCCGTCGCCAGCACCGTGGTGCTGACCCGCGCCCTGGGCGAAAGGCGGCTGCTGGAAACCGAGCGCGGGCGGATCGCGGTCGGCTGGCTGGTGGTGGAGGATCTGGTGATGGTGGTGGCGCTGGTGCTGCTGCCGGTGGTCGGCCAGATCTCCGCCGGGGGCACCGTCTCGATCGGCGAGGTGGCCACGATCCTGGGCATCACCCTGGCGAAGGTCTCCGCCTTCGTCGCGGTGATGCTGCTGGTGGGCCGCCGGGTCATCCCGATGATCATGCACTACGTCGCCCATACCGGCTCGCGGGAGTTGTTCCGGCTTGCCGTCTATGCGCTGGCGCTCGGCGTGGCGGCGGGGGCGGCCTCGCTCTTCGATGTCTCCTTCGCCCTTGGCGCCTTCTTCGCCGGCATGGTGATGGCGGAAAGCCAGCTTTCCCAGCGCGCGACGGAGGAGGCGCTGCCGCTGCGCGATGCCTTCGCGGTGCTGTTCTTCGTCTCGGTCGGCATGCTGTTCGACCCGACGGTGCTGGTGGAGGCGCCCTGGGCGGTGCTCGGCACCATCGCCATCATCCTGCTGGGCAAGTCCGTCGCCGCCTGGCTGATCGTGCGCGCCTTCGGCCATCCCAACGGCACCGCCGTCACCATCTCCGCCAGCCTGGCCCAGATCGGCGAGTTCTCCTTCATCCTGGCCGGCCTCGGCGTCAGCCTGCACCTGCTGCCGGAGGAAGGGCGCGACCTGATCCTGGCCGGCGCCATCCTCTCGATCTTCCTGAACCCCTTCATCTTCGCCCTGGCAGAGCGCCGCCCCGCCCGCCGCTATCCGAAGGAGGAGGTGGCTGCCGCGGCCGCCGCCGATGCCGCCGCGGCGATGGAGCGGGTGCAGGAGGAGATCCCCGGCCCCGGCGAGCAGACGGCCACCACGCTCGCCGACCACGACGTGCTGATCGGCTATGGCCGCGTCGGCCGGATCGTCGGCAGTGGCCTGCTGGAGGCGGGCCGGCCGCTCCTGGTCTTCGACGACCGGGAGGATTCGCTGGAGCGCGCCCGGGCCGCCGGGGCGGAGGTGATCGAGGGCAATGCCGCCGATCCGCAGGTCCTCGCCCTGGGCAACATCGCCGGCGCCCGGCGCCTCTTCGTCACCGTGCCGGAGGCTTTCGAGGCCGGACAGGTGGTGGAGCAGGCCCGCGCCCTGAACCCTGATCTGGAGATCGTGGCCCGGGCGCATTCCGACGCCACGGTGGAGCACCTGTCCCGGCTCGGCGCGATCTCACGGTGA
- a CDS encoding peptidase, which produces MTYCVGLFLRQGLVMLSDTRTNAGVDNIATFSKSYAVSVPGERVLCLLSSGNLAITQAVWNRLQEGVFLEGQRQTLLTVSSMFQAVQLVGAAVRAIYATDGPSLSAHKVGFSVSLMLGGQIAGGPMRLYLVYAAGNFVEATPDTPFLQIGETKYGKPMLDRVLTHETGLVDGIKLTLISMDDTLRSNLTVGLPLDLLVYVEGSLRIGLQRRITEDDPYFRALRENWSNRLRDTYASLPVPDWLPPGEPPPIPV; this is translated from the coding sequence ATGACCTATTGCGTCGGGCTGTTCCTGCGCCAGGGGCTGGTCATGCTCTCGGACACCCGCACCAACGCGGGCGTCGACAACATCGCCACCTTCAGCAAGAGCTACGCGGTCAGCGTGCCGGGGGAGCGCGTGCTCTGCCTGCTCTCCTCGGGCAACCTCGCCATCACCCAGGCGGTCTGGAACCGGCTCCAGGAAGGCGTCTTCCTGGAAGGGCAGCGCCAGACCCTGCTCACCGTCTCCTCCATGTTCCAGGCGGTGCAGCTCGTCGGCGCCGCGGTCCGCGCCATCTATGCGACGGACGGGCCGAGCCTCTCGGCCCACAAGGTCGGCTTCTCCGTCTCCCTGATGCTGGGCGGGCAGATCGCCGGCGGGCCGATGCGGCTCTACCTCGTCTATGCCGCCGGCAACTTCGTCGAGGCCACGCCCGACACGCCCTTCCTGCAGATCGGCGAGACCAAGTACGGCAAGCCCATGCTGGACCGGGTGCTGACCCACGAGACCGGGCTGGTGGACGGCATCAAGCTGACCCTGATCAGCATGGACGACACGCTGCGCTCCAACCTCACTGTCGGCCTGCCGCTGGACCTCCTGGTCTATGTGGAAGGCAGCCTGCGGATCGGGTTGCAGCGCCGGATCACCGAGGACGATCCCTATTTCCGCGCCCTGCGCGAGAACTGGTCCAACCGGCTGCGGGATACCTATGCCAGCCTGCCGGTGCCGGACTGGCTCCCGCCCGGTGAGCCGCCGCCCATCCCGGTCTGA
- a CDS encoding ATP-binding protein: MSPGPAAGLSSPSAGPPHATSVPGSPSGNPSGSAPAQGRGVWHIGWLPRSLAARTAIFLLLALMLVQAAGLLIHALDRVDLQRFVERREISGRAMGLWRTLIIAPPDRRDMIVNEVDLPEGLTASLDDAPTARNSLATPGEDVLSLLPPEAILNLPPRLQPREMVVGTGKGQALLISLRLPNSDLWLNLRLRVPPPRPWHSPTFLIAFGVMTVAAALLIVAATRRLIRPVRDLARAAEALGRDVNAPPLPETGPLEVATAAHAFNTMAERIRRFVGDRTQMLAAIGHDLRTPITRLRLRAEFLEDDEQRRRMLTDLDEMEAMVNATLAFARDDAADEPSVPLDLAALCRTVLDEEADARPEAEDVLAYQGPLRLTVRGRPIALKRALTNLVNNALKYGHAARLRLEPPSGRQNPVVRLFVEDDGPGVPEESQEAVFQPFRRLETSRNRETGGTGLGLPIARNILRAHGGDVTLENRAEGGLRAVVTLPV, translated from the coding sequence GTGAGTCCCGGCCCGGCCGCCGGCCTTTCCAGCCCGTCCGCCGGGCCGCCCCACGCCACCTCCGTTCCTGGCAGTCCCTCCGGCAACCCCTCCGGTAGCGCGCCGGCGCAGGGGCGCGGCGTCTGGCACATCGGCTGGCTGCCGCGCTCGCTGGCGGCGCGCACGGCGATCTTCCTGCTACTGGCCCTGATGCTGGTGCAGGCGGCGGGCCTGCTGATCCATGCGCTGGACCGGGTGGACCTGCAGCGCTTCGTGGAGCGCCGGGAAATCTCTGGCCGGGCCATGGGGCTGTGGCGGACGCTGATCATCGCGCCGCCCGACCGGCGCGACATGATCGTGAACGAGGTGGACCTGCCCGAGGGCCTCACCGCCAGCCTGGACGACGCGCCCACCGCCCGGAACAGCCTCGCCACGCCCGGCGAGGACGTGCTCAGCCTCCTGCCGCCCGAGGCCATCCTGAACCTGCCGCCGCGCCTGCAACCGCGGGAGATGGTGGTGGGCACCGGCAAGGGCCAGGCGCTGCTGATCTCCCTGCGCCTGCCCAACAGCGACCTCTGGCTGAACCTGCGGCTGCGGGTGCCGCCGCCGCGGCCCTGGCACTCGCCCACCTTCCTGATCGCCTTCGGGGTGATGACGGTGGCCGCGGCGCTGCTGATCGTAGCGGCGACACGGCGCCTGATCCGGCCTGTGCGCGACCTGGCGCGGGCCGCCGAGGCGCTGGGGCGGGACGTGAACGCGCCACCCCTGCCGGAGACCGGGCCGCTGGAGGTCGCCACCGCCGCCCATGCCTTCAACACCATGGCCGAGCGCATCCGCCGCTTCGTCGGCGACCGCACGCAGATGCTGGCGGCCATCGGCCACGACCTGCGCACGCCGATCACCCGGCTGCGGCTGCGGGCCGAGTTCCTGGAGGATGACGAGCAGCGGCGGCGGATGCTGACCGACCTCGACGAGATGGAGGCCATGGTGAACGCCACCCTGGCCTTCGCGCGCGACGATGCGGCCGACGAACCCTCCGTGCCCCTCGACCTCGCGGCGCTCTGCCGCACCGTGCTGGATGAGGAAGCGGATGCGCGGCCGGAGGCGGAGGACGTGCTGGCCTATCAGGGGCCGCTGCGGCTGACGGTGCGCGGGCGCCCCATCGCGCTGAAGCGGGCGCTGACGAACCTCGTGAACAACGCGCTGAAATACGGCCATGCCGCCCGGCTCCGGCTGGAACCGCCCAGCGGCCGCCAGAACCCTGTGGTGCGGCTCTTCGTCGAGGATGACGGGCCCGGCGTGCCGGAGGAATCGCAGGAGGCGGTGTTCCAGCCCTTCCGCCGCCTGGAAACCAGCCGCAACCGGGAGACGGGCGGCACCGGCCTCGGCCTGCCCATTGCCCGCAACATCCTGCGCGCCCATGGCGGCGACGTGACGCTGGAAAACCGCGCCGAAGGCGGCCTGCGGGCGGTGGTGACGCTGCCGGTCTGA